The Nitrospinota bacterium genomic interval CTCGTTTACGCCTAAGACGATAAAGAAGTATACGGGGCATATTAACGGAGCTGTCTACGGATCGCCTGAAAAAATTAAAAATGGAAAAACCCCTGTCAAAAACCTGTTTATATGCGGGACAGACCAGGGGTTTTTAGGTATTATTGGGGCTACGTTAAGCGGTATATCCATGGCCAATCTCCATCTTTTAAAATAAGCGGGCGCTTCAGAAAACTACCATGAAAAAACAACCAAAAGACTGGTTAAAAGGCGTCCTGTCAGCTTATGATACGGTCGTGATCGGAAGCGGGCTGGCGGGAATGACTTCGGCTAACCTTCTGGCCAAGCTGGGCCACAAAGTTCTTCTGGCTGAGCACCATTACAATATGGGCGGCATGGCAACCTGGTTCAAACGCAAGGGTGGCCATGTTATGGATATTTCCCTGCACGGGTTCCCCTGCGGCATGATTAAAACCCTGAGGAAATACTGGTCTAAAGATATTTCGAATCGGGTTATCCAGTTGAAAAATGTACGTTTCGACAACCCGCAGTTTTCCATCAATACTTCCTTCGATAAAGTTGATTTCACCCACATACTGCGTGAGCGATTCGGTATTTTAAGAGAAGTGATCGACGAGTTTTTTACCACTGTTCGTGATATGAACTTCTATGACGAAGTGGTCATGACTACCCGTGAACTTTTTGAAAAATATTTTCCGGGTCGTACCGATGTATGGCGTTTTTTGATGGAACCGATCACTTATGCAAATGGTTCTACGCTTGATGATCCTGCGATAACTTATGGCATCGTTTTCTCAAACTTCATGGATAAGGGTGTCTTTACTTATCAGGGTGGAACGGATCACTTGATTAAAGAAATGAAGCAGGAACTGTTGCGTAACGGGGTAGACATTCGTACGCACTGTATGGTCGAAAAAATTTATGTGGATGATAAAGCTGTGCAAGGTGTTCGCATTAACGGTCAAGACATTCACTGCAAGTCGGTGCTCTCTAATTCCAACATTTTAACCACTATAGAGAAACTGACAGGTGAGGAGCATTTTGACCCGGAATTCATTAAGGAAGTCAAAAAGATCAGGCTCAATAATTCAAGTTGCCAGGTTTATATGGGCATTAAAAAGGGCGAAGTTGTGCCGAATGTGGGAGACTTGCTATTCTCTTCTGAGGCGGATGAGTATTGTACAGATAAAATATTAAGCAAAGATATTACCAGCCGTACGTTTTCATTTTATTATCCGGATATTCGTCCCGGTACAAATAGATATTCTATTGTTTCTTCGACCAACGCACGATATGAAGACTGGGCCAACCTGAGCGAATCACAATATAAAAAAGATAAACATGATCTGGAACAAACCACTCTGGACGCATTGGAAAAATATGTTCCGGGTATTCGCAAGAAGGTAGACCATGTAGAAGCCTCAACTCCGAAAACTTTCAAGCGTTATACCCTGCATCCTTCGGGCACATCGTTTGGAACCAAGTTTGAAGGACTTAAAATCAGCCGAGACCTGCCGAATCAAATCAAAGGGTTGTTTCATGCTGGGTCGGTAGGGATTATCATGTCCGGCTGGCTGGGAGCTGCTAATTATGGGGTGATAGTCGCTAACGAAACCGACAAATTCCTCCGCCAGTTGAGTCCGAGCCTGGTCACTGCTTCGGCTTGAATACCTTTCTTCTTTCCTGAAACGAAATTTACCTATAACATAGTAGAATGATTTTTGACTACAAAGGGCAAACGG includes:
- a CDS encoding NAD(P)/FAD-dependent oxidoreductase is translated as MKKQPKDWLKGVLSAYDTVVIGSGLAGMTSANLLAKLGHKVLLAEHHYNMGGMATWFKRKGGHVMDISLHGFPCGMIKTLRKYWSKDISNRVIQLKNVRFDNPQFSINTSFDKVDFTHILRERFGILREVIDEFFTTVRDMNFYDEVVMTTRELFEKYFPGRTDVWRFLMEPITYANGSTLDDPAITYGIVFSNFMDKGVFTYQGGTDHLIKEMKQELLRNGVDIRTHCMVEKIYVDDKAVQGVRINGQDIHCKSVLSNSNILTTIEKLTGEEHFDPEFIKEVKKIRLNNSSCQVYMGIKKGEVVPNVGDLLFSSEADEYCTDKILSKDITSRTFSFYYPDIRPGTNRYSIVSSTNARYEDWANLSESQYKKDKHDLEQTTLDALEKYVPGIRKKVDHVEASTPKTFKRYTLHPSGTSFGTKFEGLKISRDLPNQIKGLFHAGSVGIIMSGWLGAANYGVIVANETDKFLRQLSPSLVTASA